In one window of Pseudoalteromonas espejiana DSM 9414 DNA:
- the fliG gene encoding flagellar motor switch protein FliG has translation MTDQEQKQLPPAFDVDKLDGVDKAAILLLSLSEEDAAQILKHLEPKQVQKVGMAMAALDDLSQSKISAVHNLFIEQIQSFSTIGFQSEDFIKKALTAALGEDKAASLIDQIVMGSGAKGLDSLKWMDSKQVANIIRNEHPQIQTIVLSYLEPEQSAEILAQFPEKVRLDLTMRIANLEEVQPAALQELNEIMEKQFAGQAGAQAAKMGGLKAAADIMNYLDTNVEGQLMDSIREHDEEMSQQIQDLMFVFENLMDVEDRGIQAILREVQQDVLMKAIKGTDEALKDKILGNMSKRAAEMLADDLEAMAPVRISEVEAAQKEILSTARRLSDSGEIQLGGGGGEEFL, from the coding sequence ATGACTGATCAAGAACAAAAACAACTCCCGCCAGCATTTGATGTTGATAAGCTAGACGGTGTAGATAAAGCAGCTATTCTTCTTCTGAGCCTTTCAGAAGAAGATGCCGCCCAAATACTTAAACATTTAGAGCCAAAGCAAGTGCAAAAAGTGGGTATGGCTATGGCCGCCTTAGATGACTTGTCTCAATCTAAAATAAGCGCTGTACACAATCTATTTATAGAGCAGATTCAAAGCTTTAGTACAATAGGTTTTCAATCTGAAGACTTTATTAAAAAAGCACTTACCGCAGCTCTTGGTGAAGATAAAGCAGCCAGCCTTATTGACCAAATTGTTATGGGATCTGGCGCTAAAGGTTTGGACTCGCTTAAATGGATGGACTCAAAGCAAGTTGCAAATATTATTCGTAATGAGCACCCGCAAATTCAAACCATTGTTTTATCGTACTTAGAGCCTGAGCAATCGGCAGAAATACTGGCGCAATTTCCTGAAAAAGTGCGTTTAGATTTAACAATGCGAATTGCCAACCTTGAAGAAGTTCAGCCTGCTGCACTGCAAGAACTTAACGAAATTATGGAAAAACAATTTGCCGGCCAAGCAGGCGCGCAAGCAGCTAAAATGGGTGGCTTAAAAGCTGCGGCAGATATTATGAACTACCTAGATACCAATGTAGAAGGGCAGTTAATGGACTCAATCCGTGAGCACGACGAAGAAATGTCACAACAAATTCAAGATCTTATGTTTGTATTTGAAAACCTCATGGATGTGGAAGACCGCGGTATTCAAGCTATATTACGTGAAGTGCAGCAAGATGTACTTATGAAAGCTATTAAAGGCACCGATGAAGCACTTAAAGACAAAATTTTGGGCAATATGTCTAAACGTGCCGCTGAAATGCTAGCTGATGATTTAGAGGCAATGGCGCCTGTACGTATTAGCGAAGTTGAAGCAGCGCAAAAAGAAATCCTCTCTACTGCTCGTAGGCTCTCTGACTCTGGTGAGATACAGCTCGGCGGCGGTGGCGGCGAGGAGTTCTTGTAA
- a CDS encoding DNA-3-methyladenine glycosylase I, with product MGEQIKCRCPWLDTTKPDYVIYHDEEWGVPLYDDTKLFEFITLESAQAGLSWYTILKKREGYKKAFANFDVYKVAKFTADDIERLMLDEGIVRNRLKIAATVNNANRFIEIQKEFGSFSDYQWQFVNNKPIISNLNSIDDYPAITEASTAFAKDLKKRGFKFLGPTTVYAHMQACGMVNDHSNDCFRKEEIIKAFGE from the coding sequence ATGGGAGAGCAAATAAAGTGCCGTTGCCCGTGGCTCGATACCACTAAACCAGATTACGTTATTTACCATGATGAAGAATGGGGTGTACCTCTTTATGATGACACTAAACTATTTGAGTTTATTACCTTAGAGTCGGCCCAAGCAGGGCTTAGTTGGTACACTATTTTAAAAAAGCGTGAAGGCTATAAAAAAGCATTTGCTAATTTTGATGTGTACAAAGTAGCTAAATTTACAGCTGATGACATTGAGCGACTCATGCTTGATGAAGGCATAGTGCGTAACCGTTTAAAAATTGCAGCAACGGTTAATAACGCCAACCGATTTATAGAAATTCAAAAAGAGTTTGGTAGTTTTAGTGATTACCAATGGCAGTTTGTAAACAACAAGCCAATTATCAGCAATTTAAATAGCATAGATGACTACCCTGCAATAACAGAGGCCTCTACCGCGTTTGCAAAGGATTTAAAAAAACGTGGCTTTAAGTTTTTAGGGCCTACAACGGTTTACGCACATATGCAGGCCTGCGGCATGGTTAACGACCACAGTAATGATTGCTTTAGAAAAGAAGAAATTATTAAGGCTTTTGGTGAATAA
- the fliH gene encoding flagellar assembly protein FliH, with translation MSKLKGRPLHADEADELLKNWPIPDVAPDEQSFGNRSTAFGTPLSELYKKEVEQQPTEDEPQEPELPSLTMAELERIRQDAYEEGLKQGHEQGYIDGFEKGVGEGKEAGYKEGVELGKTQGQEDVKPLIEEQLTSLRSVLENLTTPLNKVDEQAEKHLVQLAVMLAEAIIYQEVKTSPDVILHTLKQSIDALNAEQEKVRIHLNPDDLALIKESYGEQTIADNNWQLIAEPTLERGGCEVKTQQSSLDMTLKTRVKETLDSFLHNSGI, from the coding sequence ATGTCTAAGTTAAAAGGACGCCCATTACATGCGGATGAAGCCGATGAGCTTTTAAAAAATTGGCCTATTCCTGATGTAGCACCCGATGAGCAAAGTTTTGGTAATCGCTCTACCGCGTTTGGTACTCCTCTTTCTGAGCTTTATAAAAAAGAAGTAGAGCAGCAACCAACAGAGGATGAACCTCAAGAACCAGAGTTACCATCACTAACAATGGCTGAGCTTGAGCGTATTAGGCAAGATGCCTATGAAGAAGGCTTAAAGCAAGGCCATGAACAAGGCTACATAGATGGCTTTGAAAAAGGGGTAGGTGAGGGTAAAGAAGCTGGCTATAAAGAAGGTGTTGAACTTGGTAAAACGCAAGGCCAAGAAGACGTAAAACCACTGATTGAAGAGCAATTAACGAGCTTACGAAGCGTGCTTGAAAACCTTACCACACCACTTAATAAAGTGGACGAGCAAGCAGAAAAACACTTAGTGCAACTAGCTGTTATGCTTGCTGAGGCCATTATATACCAAGAAGTAAAAACATCGCCCGATGTTATTTTACACACATTAAAGCAAAGCATTGATGCGCTTAATGCTGAGCAAGAAAAAGTACGCATACATTTAAACCCAGATGATCTAGCGCTCATAAAAGAAAGTTATGGCGAACAAACTATTGCTGATAACAATTGGCAACTTATTGCAGAGCCGACTTTAGAGCGTGGCGGATGCGAAGTTAAAACACAGCAGTCGTCATTAGACATGACCTTAAAAACACGTGTCAAAGAAACGTTGGATAGCTTTTTGCATAATAGCGGTATCTAA
- a CDS encoding sigma-54-dependent transcriptional regulator, giving the protein MSNTILVVEDDAGLREALIDTLEMSGIACVAAESAEQAMVLLKKYEFSLVVSDVQMGAMSGLDLLRSIKLNYPELPVLMMTAYATIDDAVEAMRLGAIDYMAKPFAPEVLLNMVSRYLPEKPKETDGPIVADPSSIQLLELASKVARSDASVMVLGPSGSGKEVLARYIHDKSSRCDAPFVAINCAAIPENMLEATLFGYEKGAFTGAIQACPGKFEQAQGGTILLDEITEMDLGLQAKLLRVLQEREVERLGARKTISLDVRVLATSNRDLKEAVAENQFREDLYYRLNVFPLMWRPLCERPGDIIVLAKHLIERHLAKSKEPLAKLDASAEQKLLSHAWPGNVRELDNVIQRALILRTGNIISEHAIFIENLMDTQCLPKPLDAPADQTQSQSSAYYDDKITPSEASAPLPSPDTGSYKDELKDKEHKIILETLARCQGKRKDVAQTLGISPRTLRYKLAQMRDLGISLPA; this is encoded by the coding sequence ATGAGCAATACAATACTAGTGGTTGAAGACGATGCCGGATTAAGAGAAGCACTAATAGACACATTAGAAATGTCAGGTATTGCATGTGTTGCCGCCGAAAGTGCTGAGCAAGCGATGGTGTTGTTAAAAAAATATGAATTTTCGTTAGTGGTCAGCGACGTACAAATGGGCGCTATGAGTGGCTTAGATTTACTCAGAAGTATTAAGCTTAACTACCCAGAGCTGCCGGTACTTATGATGACAGCCTATGCAACGATTGACGATGCGGTAGAGGCTATGCGCTTAGGTGCAATAGATTATATGGCAAAACCATTTGCCCCTGAAGTGCTACTAAATATGGTCAGCCGTTACCTACCAGAAAAGCCAAAAGAGACCGACGGCCCTATCGTTGCCGACCCAAGTAGCATTCAATTATTAGAGCTTGCAAGCAAAGTGGCACGCTCAGATGCAAGTGTTATGGTGTTAGGCCCTAGTGGCTCAGGTAAGGAAGTACTTGCGCGTTATATTCATGATAAATCAAGCCGCTGCGATGCTCCATTTGTTGCAATAAATTGTGCTGCAATACCAGAGAACATGCTTGAGGCAACCTTATTTGGCTATGAAAAAGGTGCTTTTACTGGAGCAATACAAGCATGCCCTGGTAAGTTTGAACAAGCACAAGGCGGCACTATTTTACTTGATGAAATAACCGAAATGGACTTAGGTCTTCAAGCTAAATTGTTACGCGTATTACAAGAGCGCGAAGTAGAGCGCTTAGGTGCGCGCAAAACAATTTCGCTTGATGTACGTGTTCTTGCCACCAGTAACCGTGACTTAAAAGAAGCCGTGGCTGAAAATCAATTTAGAGAAGATTTGTATTACCGCTTAAACGTGTTTCCGCTTATGTGGCGACCGCTGTGTGAGCGCCCTGGCGATATAATTGTATTAGCTAAGCATTTAATTGAGCGCCATTTAGCTAAGAGTAAAGAGCCTTTAGCAAAACTAGATGCCAGCGCCGAGCAAAAGCTGCTTAGCCATGCTTGGCCAGGTAATGTGCGTGAGCTTGATAATGTGATTCAACGTGCACTTATATTACGAACAGGCAATATAATTAGCGAGCACGCTATTTTTATTGAAAACCTAATGGATACACAGTGCTTGCCCAAGCCATTAGATGCACCTGCTGATCAAACTCAGTCGCAAAGCAGTGCTTATTATGATGATAAAATCACTCCAAGCGAGGCGTCGGCGCCGCTACCAAGTCCAGATACAGGTAGCTACAAAGACGAGTTAAAAGACAAAGAACATAAAATTATTTTAGAAACCTTGGCTCGCTGCCAAGGCAAGCGTAAAGATGTTGCACAAACACTTGGCATAAGCCCGCGTACGCTGCGTTATAAGTTAGCTCAAATGCGCGACTTAGGTATTTCACTTCCCGCTTAA
- the fliI gene encoding flagellar protein export ATPase FliI, whose amino-acid sequence MAAQRAPLSERLNQYQQHISAFKPAVAGILTRVVGLTLEAKGLRAPVGSQCKIETMSGFVDAEVVGFSDQTLYLMPNDHISGVLPGARVIPQVNDTGLPVGMNLLGRVVDGLGRPLDGLGKINAEHYLKFAQNPINPLARRPISQPMDVGVRAINSVITVGQGQRMGLFAGSGVGKSVLLGMMTRGSEADVIVVGLVGERGREVKEFIEEILGVEGRKRSVVVAAPADASPLMRLKGCESAVTIAEYFRDQGLNVLLLLDSVTRYAMAQREIALAVGEPPATKGYPPSVFAKLPALVERAGNGGEGQGSITAFFTVLSEGDDMQDPIADAARAILDGHIVLSRDLADSGHYPAIDIEKSISRVMPQVVSEPHMQQARVLKQVYSMYQQNKDMITLGAYQKGADQMLDQAINMMPRVNAFLQQGMRDVISYDDGLHGLAQLLGQA is encoded by the coding sequence ATGGCAGCTCAACGTGCACCCTTAAGCGAACGCTTAAATCAGTATCAACAACATATTAGCGCATTTAAACCTGCTGTAGCGGGTATTTTAACTCGTGTAGTAGGGCTTACGCTTGAGGCGAAAGGTTTGCGCGCGCCTGTAGGTAGTCAATGTAAAATAGAGACTATGTCGGGCTTTGTTGATGCCGAGGTAGTTGGCTTTAGCGATCAAACACTTTACTTAATGCCAAACGATCATATCTCGGGTGTACTGCCTGGGGCACGTGTAATACCACAAGTAAATGATACAGGTTTACCGGTGGGCATGAACCTGCTTGGTCGCGTTGTTGATGGCTTAGGCCGCCCACTCGATGGGCTCGGAAAAATTAATGCCGAGCACTATTTAAAATTTGCTCAAAATCCTATAAATCCCCTTGCAAGAAGACCAATAAGCCAGCCTATGGATGTTGGAGTGCGCGCAATAAACTCTGTAATTACAGTAGGCCAAGGCCAGCGCATGGGCTTGTTTGCAGGCTCGGGTGTTGGTAAATCGGTATTGTTAGGAATGATGACCCGCGGCAGCGAAGCCGATGTCATTGTTGTTGGCCTAGTTGGCGAACGTGGCCGTGAGGTAAAAGAGTTTATAGAAGAAATACTCGGCGTAGAGGGGCGTAAACGCTCGGTTGTGGTTGCAGCGCCTGCGGATGCGTCACCCCTTATGCGCTTAAAAGGCTGCGAAAGCGCAGTGACGATTGCAGAGTATTTTCGTGATCAAGGTTTAAATGTACTACTTTTGCTTGATTCGGTTACACGTTATGCCATGGCGCAACGCGAAATTGCACTTGCGGTAGGCGAACCACCTGCAACAAAGGGTTACCCGCCTTCAGTATTTGCTAAATTACCCGCGCTGGTGGAACGAGCTGGTAACGGTGGAGAAGGCCAAGGATCAATTACCGCATTTTTTACTGTATTAAGTGAAGGCGATGATATGCAAGACCCAATTGCTGATGCTGCGCGTGCTATTTTAGATGGCCATATTGTGCTCTCGCGAGATTTAGCCGATAGCGGTCATTACCCTGCGATTGATATTGAAAAATCTATATCGCGTGTTATGCCACAGGTTGTATCTGAGCCGCACATGCAACAGGCACGAGTTTTAAAACAAGTGTATTCAATGTATCAACAAAACAAAGATATGATCACCCTTGGTGCTTATCAAAAGGGGGCTGATCAAATGCTAGACCAAGCTATTAATATGATGCCCAGAGTAAATGCCTTTTTACAACAAGGTATGCGTGATGTTATTAGTTACGATGATGGCTTGCATGGCCTTGCACAGCTATTAGGGCAAGCATAA
- a CDS encoding sensor histidine kinase — protein MALASVLKPQFITANQYNPCLLQEEYIGELSDLRQQASWLSHLVDTMPAGVVVLDGKGLIAKANQIAIDMLGEPLEGEKWFNIIQRSFRPHQDDGHEVSLKDGRLIKLDITALAPEPGQLILMTDLTETRRLQKRVAHMQRLSALGKMVASLAHQVRTPLSAAMLYAANLGSKKLPETSRENFQTKLMSRLKDLETQVNDMLLFAKSGEQQVVEQVSMQQLLNEVKLGADAMVALNNSVLSVELPEPDIEITGNKTALASAIQNLIHNSIQIIGSQAEVTLKAQRDNNEPDSVRISVCDNGPGVEISQIEKIFEPFYTTKSQGTGLGLAVVSSVANAHQGRVEVVNNASGGACFSLLLPICTTSTQEKSA, from the coding sequence ATGGCCCTTGCAAGTGTACTTAAACCACAGTTTATTACTGCAAATCAGTATAACCCATGTTTACTCCAAGAAGAGTATATTGGTGAGTTAAGTGATTTAAGACAACAAGCAAGTTGGTTGTCGCACTTGGTTGATACCATGCCAGCAGGAGTCGTTGTACTTGATGGCAAAGGGTTAATTGCTAAGGCCAATCAAATAGCCATTGATATGCTTGGCGAGCCACTAGAAGGTGAAAAGTGGTTTAATATTATTCAACGCTCTTTTCGCCCGCATCAAGATGATGGGCACGAAGTATCTTTAAAAGATGGTCGCCTTATAAAACTTGATATAACTGCACTCGCTCCAGAGCCTGGTCAGCTTATATTAATGACCGATTTAACAGAAACCCGCCGTTTACAAAAGCGCGTTGCGCATATGCAACGTTTGAGTGCGCTTGGTAAAATGGTGGCATCGCTTGCTCATCAGGTACGTACACCGCTTTCTGCAGCTATGTTATATGCCGCAAATTTAGGCTCTAAAAAACTACCTGAAACATCGCGTGAAAACTTTCAAACTAAATTAATGTCGCGTTTAAAAGATTTAGAAACCCAAGTAAACGATATGCTGTTATTTGCTAAAAGTGGTGAGCAGCAAGTGGTTGAACAAGTGTCTATGCAGCAGCTTTTAAACGAGGTAAAGCTTGGCGCCGATGCAATGGTTGCATTAAATAATAGTGTGTTGAGCGTTGAATTACCTGAGCCAGATATTGAGATTACGGGTAATAAAACGGCTTTGGCCAGCGCTATTCAAAACCTTATTCATAACAGTATACAAATTATTGGTAGCCAAGCAGAAGTTACATTAAAAGCGCAACGAGATAATAACGAGCCCGATAGCGTTCGTATTAGCGTATGTGATAACGGCCCTGGGGTTGAAATAAGCCAAATAGAGAAAATTTTTGAACCGTTTTATACCACTAAAAGTCAAGGTACAGGGCTTGGACTTGCTGTTGTAAGTTCTGTGGCTAATGCGCATCAAGGACGTGTTGAAGTGGTTAATAATGCCAGTGGCGGGGCATGTTTTAGCTTGCTGCTGCCTATATGCACAACCTCAACGCAGGAGAAATCAGCATGA
- the fliJ gene encoding flagellar export protein FliJ yields MAKNKLDLLLKLENDKEENLRMSYLQANQNFQANQQKLQGLNNFRLEYSQQLHVKGKSGLSSAGFGQYHAFIAKIEEAIRQQASTVNTAKQVVSQRKALWLKQQVKAKAVAKLIEKQNLKAAALLAKSEQKMLDEFSANQFFQRRKSL; encoded by the coding sequence ATGGCTAAAAATAAGCTCGATTTACTGCTAAAGCTCGAGAACGATAAAGAAGAAAATTTGCGTATGAGTTACCTGCAAGCAAATCAAAACTTTCAGGCAAACCAACAAAAGTTACAAGGGCTAAATAACTTTAGGCTTGAGTATTCTCAACAATTACACGTTAAGGGTAAATCTGGTTTATCAAGTGCGGGGTTTGGCCAGTACCATGCGTTTATAGCTAAAATAGAAGAAGCAATTCGTCAACAAGCGAGTACCGTAAATACTGCTAAACAGGTTGTATCGCAGCGCAAAGCCTTATGGTTAAAGCAGCAAGTAAAAGCAAAAGCTGTGGCTAAGTTAATTGAAAAACAAAACTTAAAAGCGGCAGCGTTATTGGCAAAAAGCGAGCAAAAAATGCTAGATGAATTTTCAGCTAATCAATTTTTTCAGCGCCGTAAAAGCTTATAA
- the fliF gene encoding flagellar basal-body MS-ring/collar protein FliF translates to MAQTNQSTDLALAGGGIDQSSDTEQQEQKSGYLSALNGVDVLRQVTLIIALAICLAIAIFVIIWARQPDMRPLGKMPTEELIQTLDFLDAQKIEYELDGNVISVDESEYQNIKLLMAREGLEQGPTSGTDIIMQDMGFGVSQRLERERLKHGREQQLARTIEELNNVTRAKVLLAIPKENVFARREKKPSATVVLTLKRGRSLDGEEIDSVVDMVASAVQGLEPSKVTVTDQNGRLLNSGSQDSLAARSRKEYDIERKREQEYLEKIDSIMIPVVGLGNYTAQVDLNMDFSSVEETQKRYNPDLPAVRSETTFEENNIGGLAVGIPGALTNQPPVNSTIPEVAGQGGAGTATTPSRVHKEATRNFELDTTISHKRQQTGVIRRISVSVAVDYVPKAGENGETTMAPRSVEALSNIRRLLQGGVGFDMQRGDALEVVTVPFVREAVDLDIEVPLWEQDWFMKIIRLVLGALVIIVLIMAVVKPMLKRLIYPDDTLEEYDEDALSSGVDIGDSTLDMLNKDFDSASVGFSSDGTLQLPDLHGDEDLLKAVRALVANEPELSSQVVKAWLTEDD, encoded by the coding sequence GTGGCGCAAACTAATCAATCAACAGATCTTGCTCTTGCTGGCGGCGGTATAGACCAAAGCAGTGACACCGAGCAACAAGAACAAAAGTCGGGCTATTTAAGCGCCTTAAACGGGGTTGATGTGCTTCGCCAAGTAACCCTTATTATTGCTTTAGCTATTTGTTTAGCAATTGCTATATTTGTGATTATTTGGGCACGCCAACCAGATATGCGCCCACTTGGTAAAATGCCTACCGAAGAGCTAATTCAAACACTTGATTTTTTAGATGCGCAAAAAATTGAATATGAGCTAGATGGTAATGTTATTTCGGTTGATGAAAGCGAATACCAAAATATAAAACTACTCATGGCCCGAGAAGGGTTAGAGCAAGGCCCTACATCTGGTACCGATATTATAATGCAAGATATGGGCTTTGGTGTGAGCCAACGCTTAGAGCGTGAGCGTTTAAAGCACGGCCGCGAGCAACAATTAGCACGCACCATTGAAGAGTTAAATAATGTCACTCGCGCCAAAGTATTATTAGCTATTCCTAAAGAAAACGTATTTGCACGCAGAGAGAAAAAACCATCAGCCACAGTGGTACTTACTCTTAAACGTGGGCGTTCGCTTGATGGCGAAGAAATAGATTCAGTAGTTGATATGGTTGCCTCTGCAGTACAAGGCTTAGAGCCTTCAAAGGTAACAGTAACAGATCAAAATGGCCGTTTACTTAATTCTGGCTCACAAGACTCATTAGCAGCACGCTCTCGTAAAGAGTACGATATAGAACGCAAGCGTGAGCAAGAATACCTAGAAAAAATAGACAGCATAATGATACCTGTAGTGGGCTTGGGTAACTACACAGCACAAGTTGATTTAAACATGGACTTTAGCTCGGTAGAAGAAACACAAAAACGCTACAACCCAGACCTACCAGCAGTTAGAAGTGAAACCACGTTTGAAGAAAACAATATAGGTGGCTTAGCGGTAGGTATTCCTGGTGCTTTAACTAACCAGCCGCCGGTTAACTCTACAATTCCAGAAGTCGCAGGACAAGGCGGAGCGGGTACGGCAACTACACCTAGTCGCGTGCACAAAGAAGCTACGCGTAACTTTGAACTCGATACTACGATTTCTCACAAGCGCCAACAAACCGGAGTTATTCGCAGAATTAGCGTATCGGTAGCTGTTGACTACGTACCTAAAGCAGGTGAAAACGGCGAAACAACCATGGCGCCACGCTCAGTTGAGGCACTGTCAAATATTCGTCGTTTATTACAAGGCGGTGTTGGGTTTGATATGCAACGAGGTGATGCACTTGAGGTTGTAACTGTTCCCTTCGTACGTGAAGCCGTGGACTTAGACATAGAAGTGCCGCTTTGGGAACAAGACTGGTTTATGAAAATCATTCGCTTAGTATTAGGTGCGCTGGTAATTATTGTTCTAATAATGGCGGTAGTTAAACCAATGCTCAAACGCTTAATCTACCCAGACGACACGCTTGAAGAGTACGACGAAGACGCACTAAGCTCAGGTGTTGATATTGGCGATAGTACGCTTGATATGCTAAATAAAGACTTTGATTCTGCTTCTGTTGGCTTCTCAAGCGATGGTACACTACAACTGCCAGACTTACATGGCGACGAAGACTTATTAAAAGCTGTTCGTGCCCTTGTAGCTAACGAACCAGAACTATCATCACAAGTAGTGAAAGCGTGGTTAACAGAAGATGACTGA
- a CDS encoding sigma-54 dependent transcriptional regulator yields MILILDNNNNRAIGLHASLTFIGEAVLSFDEQNFEQVCNKYQQQECIVILGALQSLDHESLIKRYPTLPFLLIGETLKPLLSIANVVGLICEPFNHEVTTQLLHDCQQYQRMLPGSHKHTKPHKTFDGLVGETDAVKNVRFLIEQVAKTDANVLILGESGTGKEVVARNVHLLSKRNTGPFVPVNCGAIPGELLESELFGHEKGAFTGAISARKGRFELAQGGTLFLDEIGDMPLQMQVKLLRVLQERSYERVGGTKAIQADVRVIAATHRNLEEMIEKGSFREDLYYRLNVFPIENPSLNERADDIPLLLKELMRRVNEQSGTSAKFTERAVDSLKEHAWPGNIRELANLVERMVIMFPEKVVDVPDLPNKYRYIDVDAYEPEYPEELLEKDAFNDIFSTGFSDYDNEPEPEFNQAGSGVLPEEGIELKDYLAELEISLITQALERFDYVVARAAEILGVRRTTLVEKMKKYNLSRD; encoded by the coding sequence ATGATCTTGATTCTAGATAATAATAATAATCGTGCGATTGGTTTACATGCTTCACTGACATTTATTGGTGAAGCTGTTTTAAGCTTTGACGAGCAAAACTTCGAACAAGTATGCAATAAGTATCAACAACAAGAATGCATTGTAATTTTAGGTGCATTACAAAGCTTAGATCATGAAAGCTTAATTAAACGCTACCCAACCCTGCCTTTTTTATTAATCGGTGAAACACTTAAACCACTCCTTAGTATTGCAAATGTTGTCGGTTTAATTTGCGAGCCGTTTAATCACGAAGTAACCACACAGTTATTACACGATTGCCAGCAATATCAGCGTATGCTTCCTGGTAGTCACAAACACACTAAACCTCATAAAACATTTGATGGTTTAGTTGGCGAAACCGATGCTGTTAAAAATGTGCGTTTTTTAATAGAGCAAGTAGCTAAAACCGACGCGAACGTACTTATTTTAGGGGAGTCGGGGACGGGTAAAGAAGTGGTTGCGCGTAATGTACATTTATTATCTAAGCGTAATACTGGGCCGTTTGTACCAGTAAACTGTGGTGCCATACCCGGGGAACTGCTCGAAAGCGAGTTATTTGGGCATGAAAAAGGGGCGTTTACCGGCGCTATTTCGGCGCGAAAAGGGCGCTTTGAACTAGCTCAAGGCGGTACACTATTTTTAGATGAAATAGGTGATATGCCACTGCAAATGCAAGTTAAGCTACTTCGCGTACTGCAAGAGCGAAGTTATGAGCGAGTTGGCGGTACTAAAGCAATTCAAGCAGATGTGCGAGTTATAGCCGCTACTCACCGTAACCTTGAAGAAATGATTGAAAAAGGCAGCTTTAGAGAAGATTTATATTACCGTTTAAATGTGTTTCCTATAGAAAACCCATCACTTAATGAGCGTGCAGACGATATACCTTTATTACTTAAAGAGCTAATGCGCCGGGTAAACGAGCAAAGCGGTACGTCGGCAAAATTTACGGAGCGCGCGGTAGATAGCCTTAAAGAACATGCGTGGCCGGGCAATATACGTGAGCTTGCAAATTTAGTGGAACGTATGGTGATTATGTTCCCTGAAAAGGTGGTTGATGTACCTGATCTACCTAATAAATACCGTTATATTGATGTAGACGCTTACGAGCCAGAATACCCTGAAGAACTACTTGAAAAAGATGCGTTTAACGATATTTTCAGTACTGGCTTTAGCGATTATGACAACGAGCCAGAACCTGAATTTAACCAAGCTGGCTCAGGCGTATTACCAGAAGAGGGCATTGAGCTTAAAGATTATTTAGCCGAACTTGAAATAAGCTTAATTACCCAAGCACTTGAACGCTTTGATTATGTTGTGGCACGCGCTGCAGAAATATTAGGTGTAAGGCGCACAACACTCGTCGAAAAAATGAAAAAGTATAATCTTTCACGAGATTAG
- the fliE gene encoding flagellar hook-basal body complex protein FliE, with translation MKIQNSALFQEMQSMALEAGQSNQVNKLPTQAQPTSSAQFGDLLSDAINTVSGLQQDAKEKVVAVEMGDRSVSLAEAMIASQKSSVAFEATVQVRNKLVESYQEIMNMPV, from the coding sequence ATGAAAATTCAAAACAGTGCTTTATTCCAAGAAATGCAATCTATGGCTTTAGAAGCCGGCCAATCAAATCAGGTTAATAAGCTACCAACGCAAGCTCAACCTACTTCAAGTGCACAATTTGGTGATTTACTCAGTGATGCAATCAATACGGTGAGCGGCCTGCAGCAAGATGCGAAAGAAAAAGTAGTCGCGGTAGAAATGGGTGATAGAAGTGTATCGCTTGCTGAGGCCATGATTGCCTCACAAAAATCTTCAGTCGCGTTTGAGGCAACTGTTCAAGTTAGAAATAAACTTGTTGAGTCATACCAAGAAATTATGAACATGCCTGTTTAA